One part of the Streptomyces nigra genome encodes these proteins:
- a CDS encoding GNAT family N-acetyltransferase — MTSEHAEEVLTIYQLGIDEGQSTFETVAPTWDTFDAVKLPEHRYVALDATGKVLGWVAVIRVSDRCAYAGVVDHSVYVHPAARGRGVGAALLDALIASTEAAGVWTIQSGVFPENTASLALHRKAGFRVIGVRERIGRHHGVWRDVMLIERRSPVVG; from the coding sequence ATGACGTCCGAGCACGCGGAGGAGGTGCTGACGATCTATCAGCTCGGGATCGACGAAGGCCAGTCCACCTTCGAGACGGTCGCGCCCACCTGGGACACCTTCGACGCCGTCAAACTGCCCGAGCACCGGTACGTCGCGCTCGACGCCACCGGCAAGGTGCTGGGATGGGTGGCGGTGATCCGCGTCTCCGACCGGTGCGCCTACGCCGGAGTCGTCGACCACTCCGTGTACGTGCACCCGGCGGCGCGCGGCCGGGGCGTCGGTGCCGCACTGCTCGACGCGCTCATCGCCTCCACGGAGGCCGCGGGCGTCTGGACCATCCAGTCCGGGGTCTTCCCCGAGAACACCGCGAGCCTCGCCCTGCACCGCAAGGCCGGCTTCCGCGTCATCGGCGTCCGTGAACGCATCGGCCGGCACCACGGGGTGTGGCGTGACGTCATGCTGATCGAACGCCGCAGCCCCGTGGTCGGCTGA
- a CDS encoding LppX_LprAFG lipoprotein has protein sequence MRSRRAKASAIGTAVVLGSAVLTGCGGDDEPEAGKPAAGESAGGRQQSTQAVRGAYDKTAEADSAKMTMKVKAGAEGKSITSDGEGAIDFEDGDSTMTITAGGRAVEQRVVDRVLYQKVPGQQKDGKPWMKIDLSKVARQQGADPGQIGDPARSAAYAEAINDDDVSRSGSEKVAGVGTVRYDVSVDVSRLPGGERLRDQVGRTLPMRLWLDDDGRIRRQQIDMTVKAPASGASVAPRQITISTVMEFTDFGTDVEAEAPPAGQVADVTNQAASQGRKQS, from the coding sequence ATGCGGAGCAGAAGGGCGAAGGCGTCCGCGATCGGCACGGCCGTCGTGCTGGGCAGCGCCGTACTGACGGGCTGCGGGGGCGACGACGAACCGGAGGCCGGCAAGCCCGCCGCCGGTGAGAGCGCCGGCGGCCGGCAGCAGAGCACACAAGCGGTGCGCGGCGCATACGACAAGACCGCCGAGGCCGACTCGGCGAAGATGACGATGAAGGTGAAGGCCGGGGCCGAGGGGAAGTCGATCACCTCCGACGGCGAGGGAGCCATCGACTTCGAGGACGGCGACAGCACCATGACGATCACCGCCGGAGGCCGTGCCGTCGAGCAGCGCGTGGTCGACCGGGTGCTGTACCAGAAGGTGCCCGGGCAGCAGAAGGACGGCAAGCCCTGGATGAAGATCGACCTGAGCAAGGTCGCCCGGCAGCAGGGTGCCGACCCCGGGCAGATCGGCGACCCGGCACGGTCCGCCGCCTACGCCGAGGCGATCAACGACGACGACGTCTCCAGGTCCGGTTCCGAGAAGGTCGCCGGTGTCGGCACGGTCCGCTACGACGTCTCCGTCGACGTCTCCCGGCTGCCCGGCGGCGAGCGGCTGCGGGACCAGGTCGGCCGGACGCTGCCGATGCGGCTCTGGCTCGACGACGACGGCCGTATCCGGCGTCAGCAGATCGACATGACCGTCAAGGCGCCGGCGTCCGGCGCGAGCGTGGCGCCCCGGCAGATCACGATCAGTACGGTGATGGAGTTCACCGACTTCGGAACCGACGTCGAGGCCGAGGCCCCGCCCGCCGGCCAGGTCGCCGACGTCACGAACCAGGCGGCGAGCCAGGGTCGGAAGCAGAGCTGA
- a CDS encoding HAMP domain-containing sensor histidine kinase, which translates to MSLFWRIFALNAVVLGTATALLLWAPVTVSVPVLLTEAVILVGGLAVMLIANAALLRIGLAPLGRLTKLMTTVDLLRPGQRLPEQGRGETAELISTFNAMLERLEHERAASSARALLAQEGERRRIAQELHDEVGQSMTAILLVLKKAADEADEPLRGELQQAQEITRESLDEVRRLVRRLRPGVLEDLGLVSALTSLATEFATHTGLHVSRSFDADLPELDPESELVLYRVAQEALTNAARHAEAAKVEMSLQHTGGTVTLTVKDDGRGTGVAREGAGIRGMRERALLVGAALDITSEPRAGTQVRLAVPVPSVPGKQS; encoded by the coding sequence GTGTCCCTGTTCTGGCGGATCTTCGCACTCAACGCGGTGGTGCTGGGTACGGCCACCGCGCTGCTGCTGTGGGCGCCGGTGACCGTCTCCGTGCCGGTGCTGCTGACGGAGGCGGTCATCCTGGTGGGCGGCCTGGCCGTCATGCTCATCGCCAACGCCGCCCTGCTGCGCATCGGGCTGGCCCCACTCGGCCGGCTCACCAAGCTCATGACCACCGTCGACCTGCTGCGGCCGGGCCAGCGCCTGCCGGAGCAGGGGCGGGGTGAGACCGCGGAGCTGATCAGCACGTTCAACGCCATGCTGGAGCGGCTCGAGCACGAACGGGCCGCCAGCAGCGCGCGGGCGCTGCTCGCGCAGGAGGGCGAGCGACGCCGTATCGCCCAGGAGCTGCACGACGAGGTCGGCCAGAGCATGACCGCGATCCTGCTGGTGCTGAAGAAGGCGGCGGACGAGGCCGACGAGCCCCTGCGCGGTGAGCTCCAGCAGGCGCAGGAGATCACCCGGGAGAGCCTGGACGAGGTCCGCCGGCTGGTCCGCCGGCTGCGGCCGGGCGTCCTGGAGGACCTGGGTCTGGTGAGCGCGCTGACCTCGCTGGCGACGGAGTTCGCCACACACACCGGGCTGCACGTGAGCCGTTCCTTCGACGCCGACCTGCCCGAACTCGACCCGGAGAGCGAACTGGTGCTGTACCGGGTCGCACAGGAGGCCCTGACCAACGCGGCCCGGCACGCCGAGGCGGCGAAGGTCGAGATGAGCCTGCAGCACACCGGAGGCACGGTGACCCTGACCGTCAAGGACGACGGCCGCGGCACGGGGGTCGCGCGCGAGGGCGCCGGGATCCGTGGCATGCGGGAGCGGGCCCTGCTCGTGGGCGCCGCGCTCGACATCACCTCCGAACCGCGCGCCGGAACACAGGTCCGTCTCGCGGTGCCCGTCCCGTCCGTCCCCGGAAAGCAGTCATGA
- a CDS encoding Rv1733c family protein — MARAIPPAQPPPERPDPDPDEPRHALTWRWRRNPLRRPADLAQAWIALGLFLAVLAATPVAMVLAGDAAHRHYLRTARQQAATRYEVTAVTEHDAPRHLEPGSDEAGKVRYPVTVRFTDDAGRTRTAEAEVPPSTPAGSVIRVWADTEGRVTEAPLTRDQVRDSALGCAVLAALAVPVAAAVAHRWAVRRLERRNLARWDEDWARTAPRWTVR; from the coding sequence ATGGCCCGCGCGATCCCCCCGGCACAGCCACCCCCTGAACGCCCGGACCCCGACCCTGACGAACCCCGCCACGCCCTGACCTGGCGCTGGCGGCGCAACCCGTTGCGGCGGCCCGCCGACCTCGCGCAGGCGTGGATCGCCCTCGGCCTGTTCCTCGCCGTCCTCGCGGCCACCCCCGTCGCCATGGTCCTCGCCGGCGACGCCGCCCACCGCCACTATCTGCGGACGGCCCGTCAGCAGGCCGCGACCCGCTACGAGGTCACCGCCGTCACCGAGCACGACGCACCGCGCCATCTCGAACCCGGCAGCGACGAGGCGGGGAAGGTCCGCTACCCGGTCACCGTCCGCTTCACCGACGACGCCGGCCGCACCCGCACCGCCGAGGCCGAGGTGCCTCCGTCGACGCCCGCGGGCAGCGTGATCCGCGTGTGGGCCGACACCGAAGGACGCGTCACCGAAGCGCCCCTGACCAGGGATCAGGTCCGTGACAGCGCGCTGGGCTGTGCCGTGCTCGCCGCGCTGGCCGTGCCCGTCGCCGCAGCGGTCGCCCACCGCTGGGCCGTCCGCCGGCTGGAGCGGCGCAACCTCGCCCGCTGGGACGAGGACTGGGCCCGCACCGCCCCGCGCTGGACGGTGCGCTGA
- a CDS encoding TraR/DksA family transcriptional regulator — MVNQITGDRTTALSAEDLAALRENLHEQLLFRREQLQQLTAAALPRAEALRDRQAAGRVEVGVKLAASARMVLADVEAALARMDDGSYGTCRLCRRTIDRERLMIVPQAGYCARCQQVKEAQR; from the coding sequence GTGGTGAACCAGATCACCGGTGACCGCACTACGGCCCTGTCGGCCGAGGACCTCGCCGCGCTCCGCGAGAACCTGCACGAGCAGCTCCTGTTCCGCCGGGAGCAGCTCCAGCAGCTCACGGCCGCGGCCCTGCCCCGCGCCGAGGCGCTGCGCGACCGCCAGGCCGCGGGCCGCGTCGAGGTGGGCGTCAAGCTCGCCGCCTCCGCGCGCATGGTCCTCGCCGACGTCGAGGCGGCCCTGGCCCGTATGGACGACGGCAGCTACGGCACCTGCCGTCTGTGCCGCCGGACCATCGACCGCGAACGCCTGATGATCGTGCCCCAGGCCGGCTACTGCGCGCGGTGCCAGCAGGTCAAGGAGGCCCAGCGGTGA
- a CDS encoding response regulator transcription factor: protein MTTTDTPVIRILLADDHALVRRGVRLILDREPDLEVVAEAGDGAEAVALARGQDVDLAVLDITMPRMTGLQAARELNALKPDVRVLILTMHDNEQYFFQALKAGASGYVLKSVADRDLVTACRAAMRDEPFLYPGAVTALIRNYLDRVRHGEEPPGQVLTPREEEVLKLVAEGHSSKEIAELLFISIKTVHRHRANLLHKLGLRDRLELTRYAIRAGLIEP, encoded by the coding sequence ATGACCACCACCGACACACCCGTGATCCGCATCCTCCTCGCCGACGACCACGCGCTGGTACGGCGAGGGGTGCGGCTGATCCTCGACCGGGAGCCGGACCTGGAGGTCGTCGCGGAGGCCGGGGACGGCGCCGAGGCCGTGGCGCTGGCCCGCGGCCAGGACGTCGACCTGGCCGTCCTGGACATCACGATGCCCCGGATGACGGGGCTGCAGGCCGCCCGTGAACTCAACGCGCTGAAGCCGGACGTGCGGGTGCTGATCCTGACGATGCACGACAACGAGCAGTACTTCTTCCAGGCGCTGAAGGCCGGGGCCAGCGGCTATGTGCTGAAGTCGGTGGCCGACCGCGACCTGGTCACCGCCTGCCGCGCCGCAATGCGCGACGAGCCCTTCCTGTATCCGGGCGCGGTCACCGCCCTGATCCGCAACTACCTCGACCGGGTCCGGCACGGCGAGGAGCCGCCGGGGCAGGTCCTCACGCCCCGGGAGGAGGAGGTGCTGAAGCTCGTCGCCGAGGGCCACTCCTCCAAGGAGATCGCCGAGCTGCTCTTCATCAGCATCAAGACCGTCCACCGGCACCGGGCCAACCTGCTGCACAAGCTGGGCCTGCGGGACCGCCTCGAACTCACCCGCTACGCCATCCGGGCGGGGCTCATCGAGCCCTGA
- the secD gene encoding protein translocase subunit SecD — translation MNRALRIRGLLALAVIALSLFVSFTQPVRLGLDLRGGTQIVLETRPGPGDSAAEATDRTLEVLRDRIDALGVAEPSLSRSGTDRIVVELPGVQDPTEAADVLGRTAQLTFHEVLGTAADEDGTMAGAEHPRVVKDESGQPLRLAAAKLTGKDVEEAAARLDQQGGAGWHVALDFKGSGDAWARLTGEAACHPAGDARRRVAIVLDDKVISSPQVDPSVGCGTGITGGSTQITGSFTVDEAKELALLINGGALPVPVETVEQRTVGPTLGAEAITASAWAAIVGTALTGVFIIAVYRLLGFLAVVALACYGLISYAALVALGATLTLPGLAGFVLAIGMAVDANVLVFERAREEYAARRRPSPRSSLAAGFRGAFSAIADSNITTLIAAGLLFFLASGPVRGFGVTLGIGVLASMFSALVVTRVLADPVINRAWLRRRPRLTGIAHTGAVRDRLTRRAPRLMRHPRRWLALSAAALVLAASGIAARGLDFGVEFTGGRLIEYGTSSPVDPDRARAALADAGFPGAVVQESGDQRISVRTDRLTNAEAAAVTEAVDAVGDGADKLRDETIGPSLGKELRQGALIALAVALGAQLLYLSARFRWLFGTAAVAALAHDVVILVGIFAWLGKPIDGVFLAALLTVIGYSVNDSVVVFDRVRDLMRRKPEAPFATVAERALLQTLPRTVNTGMGAALILTALAVFGGDSLTDFALALLIGVAVGTYSSMFTATPLAVELHRRK, via the coding sequence GTGAACCGCGCCCTGCGCATCAGAGGGCTGCTCGCCCTCGCCGTGATCGCCCTGTCCCTGTTCGTCTCGTTCACCCAGCCCGTACGCCTCGGGCTCGATCTGCGCGGCGGCACGCAGATCGTCCTGGAGACCCGCCCCGGTCCGGGCGACTCCGCCGCCGAGGCCACCGACCGCACCCTGGAGGTGCTGCGCGACCGTATCGACGCGCTCGGCGTCGCCGAGCCCTCCCTGTCCCGCTCCGGCACCGACCGGATCGTCGTGGAACTGCCCGGCGTCCAGGACCCGACCGAGGCCGCCGATGTCCTGGGCCGTACCGCGCAGCTCACCTTCCACGAGGTCCTCGGCACGGCCGCCGATGAGGACGGCACGATGGCGGGCGCCGAGCATCCGCGCGTCGTGAAGGACGAGTCGGGGCAGCCGCTGCGGCTGGCGGCGGCCAAGCTGACCGGCAAGGACGTCGAGGAGGCCGCGGCACGCCTCGACCAGCAGGGCGGTGCCGGCTGGCATGTCGCCCTCGACTTCAAAGGCAGCGGCGACGCCTGGGCCCGGCTGACCGGGGAGGCCGCCTGCCATCCCGCGGGGGACGCGAGGCGGCGGGTGGCCATCGTCCTGGACGACAAGGTCATCTCCTCGCCCCAGGTCGACCCCTCCGTCGGATGCGGCACCGGTATCACCGGCGGGTCCACCCAGATCACCGGTTCGTTCACCGTCGACGAGGCCAAGGAACTCGCCCTGCTCATCAACGGCGGCGCGCTGCCGGTGCCCGTCGAGACGGTCGAGCAGCGCACGGTCGGCCCGACGCTGGGCGCCGAGGCCATCACGGCCAGCGCCTGGGCGGCGATCGTCGGCACGGCACTGACCGGCGTGTTCATCATCGCCGTGTACCGGCTGCTCGGCTTCCTGGCCGTCGTCGCGCTGGCCTGCTACGGCCTGATCTCCTACGCCGCACTGGTCGCGCTCGGCGCCACGCTCACCCTGCCGGGGCTCGCCGGGTTCGTCCTGGCGATCGGCATGGCCGTCGACGCGAACGTGCTCGTCTTCGAGCGGGCCCGTGAGGAGTACGCCGCTCGCCGGCGGCCGAGCCCGCGGTCCTCTCTCGCGGCGGGGTTCCGGGGCGCGTTCAGCGCGATCGCCGACTCGAACATCACCACCCTCATCGCCGCCGGGCTGCTGTTCTTCCTGGCCTCAGGCCCGGTGCGCGGCTTCGGTGTCACCCTGGGCATCGGTGTGCTCGCCTCCATGTTCAGCGCGCTGGTCGTCACCCGCGTCCTCGCCGACCCCGTGATCAACCGTGCCTGGCTGCGCCGCCGGCCGCGGCTGACCGGGATCGCGCACACCGGCGCGGTCCGGGACCGGCTGACCCGCAGGGCGCCCCGGCTGATGCGGCACCCCCGACGCTGGCTGGCCCTGTCCGCGGCGGCACTGGTGCTGGCGGCGTCGGGCATCGCGGCGCGCGGCCTGGACTTCGGTGTCGAGTTCACCGGCGGCCGGCTCATCGAGTACGGCACCTCCTCCCCCGTCGACCCCGACCGGGCCCGCGCCGCACTCGCCGACGCCGGGTTCCCCGGGGCCGTCGTACAGGAGTCCGGGGACCAGCGGATCAGCGTGCGCACCGACCGGCTGACGAACGCCGAGGCGGCGGCCGTCACGGAGGCCGTCGACGCGGTGGGCGACGGGGCCGACAAGCTCCGGGACGAGACGATCGGACCGAGCCTGGGCAAGGAGCTGCGCCAGGGCGCGCTCATCGCGCTGGCCGTCGCCCTGGGCGCCCAACTGCTCTATCTGTCCGCCCGGTTCCGCTGGCTGTTCGGCACGGCGGCCGTCGCCGCGCTCGCCCACGACGTCGTGATCCTCGTCGGGATCTTCGCCTGGCTGGGCAAGCCGATCGACGGTGTCTTCCTCGCGGCGCTGCTCACCGTCATCGGCTACTCGGTCAACGACTCCGTCGTCGTCTTCGACCGCGTCCGGGATCTGATGCGCCGTAAGCCCGAGGCACCCTTCGCGACCGTCGCCGAGCGGGCGCTGCTGCAGACGCTGCCCCGCACCGTCAACACCGGGATGGGGGCGGCGCTCATCCTGACCGCTCTCGCGGTGTTCGGCGGCGACTCGCTCACCGACTTCGCGCTGGCCCTGCTCATCGGGGTCGCGGTGGGCACGTACTCGTCGATGTTCACGGCGACCCCACTGGCCGTGGAACTGCACCGGCGCAAGTAG
- a CDS encoding GMC oxidoreductase, protein MDSGRASHVEGRGLSRRHFISGTGSILGAATWGAFGLPPAAAAPREAVIEPGAQVTALVIGSGYGGSVTALRLAQAGVDVHMVEMGMAWDTPGTDGKIFANTTSPDYRSFWLRTRTKQPLSNFLGFPLDRDVPRYTGILDAEEMGGIVVYQGRGVGGGSLVNGGMAVTPERSRFPAVLPSVDADEMYDVYYPRANSTLGVRTIDPAWFDTTEAYTYARVGRKHAQRSGFRFVFVPNVYDWDYMKREAEGSVPRSALAGEILYGNNHGKKSLPKTYLAQARATGRVTISPLHRVTSVTPATGGYSVTVEQLDTTGTVTATKTVTARRVFFAAGSVGTSKLLVRLKGTGALPGLNHEVGNGWGENGNVMCGRANHLWDPTGALQSSIPTAGIDNWAAGGAFAEVAPLPTGIETWASFYLSITNNPHRARFTWNAAAGKVELDWQTAWKQPSITMAKTIFDKINAKEGTIYRSDLFGVHKIWGDHLTYHPLGGAVLDKATDNYGRLHGHSGLYVMDGALIPGNVSVNPFVTITALAERNIERIIADDF, encoded by the coding sequence ATGGACTCTGGCAGAGCCAGTCACGTCGAAGGAAGAGGTCTTTCCCGCCGCCACTTCATCAGTGGAACAGGTTCTATTCTTGGCGCCGCGACATGGGGCGCATTCGGCCTTCCCCCGGCCGCCGCCGCCCCGCGCGAGGCGGTCATCGAACCCGGCGCACAGGTCACCGCACTCGTCATCGGCAGCGGATACGGAGGGTCCGTCACCGCGCTCCGGCTCGCGCAGGCCGGCGTCGACGTCCACATGGTGGAGATGGGCATGGCCTGGGACACCCCGGGCACCGACGGCAAGATCTTCGCCAACACCACCAGCCCCGACTACCGGTCGTTCTGGCTGCGCACCCGCACCAAGCAGCCACTGAGCAATTTCCTCGGTTTCCCGCTCGACCGGGACGTGCCCCGGTACACGGGCATCCTCGACGCCGAGGAGATGGGCGGCATCGTGGTGTACCAGGGGCGCGGGGTCGGCGGCGGCTCCCTCGTCAACGGCGGTATGGCCGTGACCCCGGAGCGCAGCCGCTTCCCCGCCGTGCTCCCGTCGGTCGACGCCGACGAGATGTACGACGTCTACTATCCGCGTGCCAACAGCACCCTCGGTGTGCGGACCATCGACCCGGCGTGGTTCGACACGACGGAGGCGTACACGTACGCGCGCGTCGGCCGCAAGCACGCCCAACGGTCCGGATTCCGCTTCGTGTTCGTACCCAACGTCTACGACTGGGACTACATGAAGCGCGAGGCCGAGGGGTCCGTGCCCCGGTCGGCCCTCGCCGGCGAGATCCTCTACGGCAACAACCACGGCAAGAAGTCCCTGCCCAAGACCTATCTCGCGCAGGCCCGCGCCACCGGACGGGTCACCATCTCACCGCTGCACCGGGTGACGTCGGTGACACCGGCCACCGGCGGTTACTCGGTCACCGTCGAGCAGCTCGACACGACCGGGACCGTCACCGCCACCAAGACGGTGACGGCGCGACGGGTGTTCTTCGCAGCGGGCAGCGTCGGCACCAGCAAGCTGCTCGTCCGCCTCAAGGGGACGGGCGCGCTGCCCGGCCTCAACCACGAGGTCGGCAACGGCTGGGGCGAGAACGGCAACGTCATGTGCGGCCGCGCCAACCATCTGTGGGACCCCACCGGGGCGCTCCAGTCGTCGATCCCGACAGCGGGCATCGACAACTGGGCGGCGGGCGGCGCGTTCGCGGAGGTGGCACCCCTGCCGACCGGCATCGAGACCTGGGCGTCGTTCTATCTGTCCATCACGAACAACCCGCACCGCGCCCGGTTCACCTGGAACGCGGCGGCGGGAAAGGTCGAGCTGGACTGGCAGACCGCGTGGAAGCAGCCGTCGATCACGATGGCGAAGACGATCTTCGACAAGATCAACGCGAAGGAGGGGACGATCTACCGCTCGGATCTGTTCGGCGTCCACAAGATCTGGGGCGACCACCTCACGTACCACCCGCTGGGCGGAGCCGTGCTCGACAAGGCGACG
- a CDS encoding DUF5133 domain-containing protein, translating to MILPAEKELRSALARFAEARIAHDVLPTGRTSRVLEDATYTLCVMTGARTAGDALKAADALLERYGADRREGRPEDETLAA from the coding sequence ATGATCCTGCCGGCGGAGAAGGAACTGCGCAGCGCCCTGGCCCGGTTCGCGGAGGCGCGTATCGCTCACGACGTCCTTCCCACCGGCCGCACCAGCCGGGTGCTCGAGGACGCCACCTACACGCTGTGCGTGATGACCGGTGCCCGGACCGCCGGCGACGCGCTCAAGGCCGCGGACGCCCTGCTCGAACGCTACGGCGCCGACCGCCGGGAGGGCAGGCCCGAGGACGAGACGCTGGCCGCCTGA
- a CDS encoding class I SAM-dependent methyltransferase: protein MRPAEERAEPGSGRYGETVFRPGQQGEEERIDYGALAYDDVTVARLRALGAGPGWRCLDVGAGTGTIARRLLDEAGVDSVLAVDRDVRFLAARAVPGLEVREADVTAPDFAPGRFHLVHARFVLMHLPDRERVIRTLLECVEPGGLLVLGDAVDLTSDRAPDTPYTRVMRAMWRGLRDTIGTDVTWVPSYPHLLRASGLERVAAEIHVPPLEPGSPISRFWADTWDRSREALRATGLVDDAAVDEGIRHLSSDACADLSAGLLTAWGRRPE, encoded by the coding sequence ATGAGGCCCGCCGAGGAGCGGGCGGAACCCGGCTCCGGTCGCTACGGCGAGACCGTCTTCCGGCCCGGACAGCAGGGCGAGGAGGAGCGCATCGACTACGGCGCCCTCGCCTACGACGACGTCACCGTGGCGCGGCTGCGGGCGCTCGGCGCCGGGCCCGGGTGGCGGTGCCTGGACGTGGGCGCGGGCACCGGCACGATCGCGCGGCGACTGCTGGACGAGGCCGGCGTGGACAGCGTCCTCGCCGTCGACCGCGACGTCCGGTTCCTCGCCGCGCGGGCCGTACCCGGCCTGGAGGTACGCGAAGCCGACGTCACCGCACCGGACTTCGCGCCCGGCCGCTTCCACCTCGTGCACGCCCGCTTCGTACTGATGCACCTCCCGGACCGCGAGCGGGTGATCCGGACGCTGCTGGAGTGCGTCGAGCCCGGGGGCCTCCTGGTGCTCGGCGACGCCGTCGACCTGACGAGCGACCGCGCCCCCGACACGCCCTACACGCGTGTGATGCGCGCGATGTGGCGGGGCCTGCGGGACACCATCGGCACGGACGTCACCTGGGTGCCGTCGTATCCGCACCTGCTGCGCGCGTCGGGACTCGAACGGGTCGCCGCCGAGATCCATGTACCGCCACTGGAGCCGGGCAGCCCCATCAGCCGCTTCTGGGCCGACACCTGGGACCGCAGCCGGGAGGCGCTGCGTGCCACGGGCCTCGTCGACGACGCGGCCGTGGACGAGGGCATCCGCCACCTGTCCTCGGACGCGTGCGCCGACCTGTCGGCAGGGCTGCTGACGGCCTGGGGACGCAGACCCGAGTGA
- a CDS encoding rod shape-determining protein, with the protein MTAVDPHAARARHRPWPRRCPGIALDLGSARTRAWMPGHGLLFDVPTVTFGDGPLHPIRRGAIVDTPGTARMLDRLLGHRLPRLGRPLVILAAPVLGGMAFRTQARTAAEALRPQSVLTVPAARAVAEAAGADLGRPLLVADIGAHVTDVVLLIDGTVADARRTAVGTGDIDRSVPPSRITEAVIAMVTAILDDTPQTRGALRRGILLAGGGALRPDLAYRLTERLQAPVRPVPSPHTAAVRGAAALLQSVHGHPSVATPASGDSPHPH; encoded by the coding sequence GTGACCGCCGTCGACCCCCACGCGGCCCGGGCCCGGCACCGGCCCTGGCCGCGGCGGTGCCCCGGCATCGCCCTCGACCTGGGCAGCGCCCGCACCCGCGCGTGGATGCCGGGCCACGGCCTGCTGTTCGACGTCCCCACCGTGACGTTCGGCGACGGCCCCCTGCACCCCATACGGCGCGGTGCCATCGTCGACACCCCCGGCACCGCCCGGATGCTCGACCGGCTCCTCGGCCACCGGCTGCCGCGCCTGGGCCGGCCGCTCGTCATCCTGGCGGCGCCCGTCCTCGGCGGCATGGCGTTCCGCACGCAGGCCCGCACGGCGGCAGAGGCGCTGCGCCCGCAGAGCGTGCTGACGGTGCCCGCGGCGCGGGCCGTGGCCGAGGCGGCGGGCGCCGACCTGGGCCGGCCCCTGCTCGTCGCGGACATCGGCGCCCACGTCACCGACGTCGTCCTTCTCATCGACGGCACGGTGGCCGACGCGCGCCGCACGGCGGTGGGCACCGGCGACATCGACCGGTCGGTGCCGCCCTCGCGTATCACCGAAGCGGTCATCGCCATGGTGACCGCGATCCTGGACGACACCCCGCAGACGCGGGGCGCCCTGCGACGCGGCATCCTCCTGGCCGGCGGCGGCGCCCTGCGCCCCGACCTCGCCTACCGCCTGACCGAGCGGCTGCAGGCCCCCGTACGGCCGGTACCGTCCCCGCACACGGCCGCCGTACGCGGCGCTGCGGCCCTCCTGCAGTCGGTGCACGGCCATCCGTCGGTGGCCACGCCCGCCTCCGGCGACTCCCCGCACCCGCACTAG
- a CDS encoding TraR/DksA C4-type zinc finger protein, whose protein sequence is MSLDTTPSDSAHRPQQATADEIRRRLEHERATRLTQLRALAEAGEEAEAEQLMSGQKETLERVLKEIDAAFARVEAGGYGTCQGCDRPIPAERLEILPYARYCVPCQRTAA, encoded by the coding sequence ATGTCTCTCGACACCACCCCCTCCGACTCCGCTCACCGTCCCCAGCAGGCGACGGCCGACGAGATCCGCCGGCGCCTGGAGCACGAGCGCGCCACCCGGCTCACCCAGCTGCGGGCCCTGGCCGAGGCGGGGGAGGAGGCGGAGGCCGAGCAGCTGATGTCAGGGCAGAAGGAGACCCTGGAACGCGTCCTCAAGGAGATCGACGCCGCCTTCGCGCGCGTGGAGGCCGGCGGCTACGGCACCTGCCAGGGCTGCGATCGGCCGATCCCGGCGGAACGTCTGGAGATCCTGCCGTACGCCCGGTACTGCGTGCCCTGCCAGCGCACCGCCGCCTGA